A portion of the Ralstonia nicotianae genome contains these proteins:
- a CDS encoding MerR family transcriptional regulator codes for MKIGELARMSGVAASRIRFYEANGLLQPAQRQANGYREYAPQTLTRLEIILRAQDTGFSLEEIRALLPPDQGNWPHDELLQALRRKVSEIALLEQRLAQNKRHLVALIKEMEASAAGEDCAGRAKRVLERMHQEARRAPTGERPARLAKKRA; via the coding sequence ATGAAAATCGGTGAACTGGCCCGGATGAGCGGCGTGGCTGCCTCGCGCATCCGGTTTTACGAAGCGAACGGCCTGCTCCAGCCCGCGCAGCGGCAAGCCAACGGCTACCGCGAATATGCCCCGCAGACGCTGACCCGGCTGGAGATCATCCTGCGTGCGCAAGACACGGGGTTTTCGCTGGAGGAAATCCGGGCGCTGCTGCCGCCGGATCAGGGCAACTGGCCGCACGACGAACTCCTCCAGGCCCTGCGGCGCAAGGTCAGCGAGATCGCGTTGCTGGAGCAGCGCCTGGCGCAGAACAAGCGCCACCTCGTCGCGCTGATCAAAGAGATGGAGGCCAGCGCCGCCGGCGAGGACTGCGCGGGTCGGGCCAAGCGCGTGCTGGAGCGGATGCATCAGGAGGCGAGGCGCGCACCGACGGGAGAGCGTCCCGCGCGTCT